The genomic stretch GCTCTGGGCTTGTGCTCTCAGCCACTCTCTGGGCAAGAACGAACTGGCAGCTCTCATCCCCCTGGTGGTGAAGAGTGTTCACTGTGCCACTGTGCTTTCCGATATCCTGCGTCGGTGCACAGTGACAGCACCAGGCCTGGCAGGCATCCCAGGCCGCCGCAGCTCCGGAAAGCTCATGTCGACGGACAAAGCTCCTCTGCGCCAGCTACTGGATGCCACCATCAATGCCTACATCAACACCACACACTCCCGCCTGACACACATCAGCCCCCGCCACTACGGAGAGTTCATTGAGTTTCTGAGCAAGGCTCGGGAGACCTTCCTACTGCCCCAGGATGGTCACTTACAATTTGCCCAATTCATTGACAACCTCAAACAGAtttacaaaggcaagaagaagCTGATGCTGCTGGTGCGGGAGCGCTTTGGCTGAGAAGGTGGATAGCTTGctgccagggcagcctgggctcccAGGTCAGGACAAAGACTCTGAAACATCTGTCTGCCCTGAGAGAACTCTGATCACTTGTGGCTGAGCCAAAAGTACCACAGACCTAAGGACGGGGAGAGTCCGACTCTAAAGCATTCCTGCTTTGGCAAGCTTCTCACTCCAGCTCTCCTGTTCCCGGAGGAGCTGGGCCCTGCAGACCGATCAGAAGCCCCCCACAACATGTCACCTCACGCCCCTCTATCCTGCGTGTCCTGGCCATTGGCCCCTCTCCCTTGGCAAACACAGAACACTTCCGTCTCAGGGATTGCTTaaccagagaaacagaagcatctATGGTACTGTAAATACTATAGTATATGTGTTGTCGAGCATTGTAAAGCTGTAACTATTTATAATTCTGACTCTGACTTGATGGGCACTCACAGGAGCTGTGGGCGGGAGGATAGGCTTGCTTTCTGAGGAGACTCACAACCATTTCTCAGGTTTCCCCGTATAGAGTACGTGCTGTTGGCATTGGATAAGTGGGGGCGGCAGGGAGAAAAatggacagttaaaaaaaaatccaagtcttGTCTGTGCAGAAACTGTGGTCTGCAGATAGGACCACTAGCCTAGTGGCCATCGAGGGGCGAGGTCAAGACTGGCTTAGACATTTGTCTCAGAAAGTTACGAACACTgaagtggctgcctctgcctcacatgcCCCAGTAGCCTGCTGAGCATCTGAACAGCAAGTGCAGGGAGAAGACGAAGGCCTGGGAAGCCACTGAGCTTATAGATACATCTGCTCTGGTCACCTTCACGTTAGAGAATCTGCTTTCATCTccactttgtatgtgtgtatgtctgtatgaacatgtgtctgtgtacacccATGTGCACGCCTGTGTCAGTTATGTGTGTAAGCCATGTGACACATATGTTAGACTGTGGGTTTGTGTTTGctgtttcatttttgtgtgtgtgataatacATATTTAGCGATATGTCTCCATATTTGGTGTATATGTGCATCTAGGCTCACACGGGTACCTGTGTATAAGCATGTTTGCGTGTGAGTGTATGCCTCCTAACCATGACGTCCGTCCTTGTCTTTGTGCTTGGGGATCTGCATGAGTGTGCCTTCTTTCTGCCAGCTCTCTCTTGCCCATTCCTCAGCCTCTCGCTAGCTGAACACTGGTACCCATCTCTGCGcctccccatctcccttctcTCAGCAAACACGTTCTGAGCACTAGTGTCCCTCAGCCGCTTCCACTCCATGGTTCTCTTCTTACCCAACCTGTCTTCTCTCTCCGACGCTCTACCTCAGGCTTCCTCTGCCCATGTTCACCGTAGTCCCATTGGTAGTTAATTTGGAGGCTGAACCTGGTTATTCCTAATTTCCATATTCCTAGTGGGTAACCCCTTCTTAGGCCATGCTGACCTCCACAGTGTGTCTCACCACACTCCTGCTACTTCATGACCCCTGAGCTTAGCCAGGAGGTAGCAAGGGCACTCAGAAGAATCCGCTGGATGCAGGTGTCTTCAGTGTTTACTGTTTTGTGTCTTCGTTCCTGACCCGGGCAGGGTTTGCTGGGGAGGGCGGACAGCTAGAGCATGAACTGAGGACCTTCtgtctgatttatttttctctttagaaaactaCTTGTCATCTTCTTTATTCCAAACTGACCAGTAAGTTGTATTCCCTGTTCGTGACTACTGATGTGTTGCTGTCCAGCCAAGGGCCCCTACACTGTCTCAGTCCAATgggttggcaaaaaaaaaaaaagaagccactcCCATTTCTGTATCATGATCGCCCTTTTTTAGCAAGTATGTGAACTCAGTGCTTTTTCTATGAATAAACCATGGATCACAGAAAAGATTTTTCTAAAAGCAGAAATTGTGTTCTCTCAGTAAATGAGGCCTGTCTCTCCTCAGATGGGACAGGGAGCTGGTTAGGCCTATGTACAGTAATGGACAGGGGGAGATTGCTTACCCCACACCGGTCTCCACAGCACTAAAGCACCGCAAAACCTTGTCCTAGGAAACAGTCATATCATAGTGTCTCATGATAAGCAGGATCCCAAGGTTCTGAGGAAGGCAGTGGGTGTGCTTAGAAAACAATGCCCAATGACCATAAGCGCCAGGGCCTGTTTGGTTTCAGAGACCTCTCTGCCTTGGTGCAGGACTAAGCCTAAGGCGCCAGTCCTAAGCAACTTAGCTCTGTGGCTTTCTACCCTCCCACACTGTGATATCAAAGCGAACATCTCCTTAGCTCCTGTTTACCCAGGCCCCATCTTCCCCTCCTGAACTCCAAAATTCTTTAGCCTCTTCTGTGCCCTTTTTGatcttcttctgcttccttcagAGACACAAAGCTCTGTTTTAGGGACCCTGACTCTTGGTCTGTAACTACCTGGAAAGCTGTACCTAGTATCACGTCACTCTTGGGCTCGGATGGCTGGTAGCATAATTGTAGCATGAGCCTGGTGTTAGTGCTGCAGTGCACGGTCACTGATTGGTACCCGAGTCCTGAGACTTGTGGAAGAAGATGCAGAGGAGGTTTAAGAAAGGgaacaaaggagccaaatctggtgtacgcgcctttaatcccagctcttgagaggcagaggtaggtggatctctgttcaTCTGAGGCcctgttgcgggggggggggggggggggggggtttggttgGTAGGGGTGGGAACTAAGTTCAGAAGGAGCTAAGGGTAAGGACATAAATCTTTACAAACAAAGGAACATGTTAGACTCCAACTCTGGAAGTTTTATTCTCCTGGAAACAATCTGTGTTGGTGGCACTCGAGTAGAAAAGCATACACTTAATTCTGTCGAATCAGACGTGAATGCTTGTGTACAGCATCCACAAAGGCTCCTACATGTTCTGGGTCCATGTCAGGGTAAAGCCCGTGCCCTAGGTTGGCAATGTAGCGCTGTGGCCCAAAGTCATCCAACATCTGCTGCACCAGTCGACCAATCTCTTCCTACAGGACCAAAAGGGCACAGTTCATAGGAGAGGCCAGCAAGGCCTCCCTACACAGAATAGTGACGCACACTTAGGCTTCTACACAGTGTTACTGTcattaataatacaaaaatatcaGATGCCTCAGATGCACCAGACATTAGGAAAGTAGAAGTGAGGAGCCTGTGAGTTGGCCCAGCAGGGAGGATGGTTGCTACGCAACCCTGACGCCCTCCGTTCAATCACTGGGGCCCATATAAAGGCAGAAGACAACTGactcacaaagttgtcctctaacctccatataTGCACCGTGGCACAcaggcccacacacacacacacacacacacacacacaataataaatacatcttgccGAAAAAGTACAAATGAGAGATGGGGGTGGTGGAGTGTATCCGTAATCTTAGcactttaggaggtggaggcaggagaatgagttcaagaccaaccacagccacacagtgaggccagtctgggctacaacgAGACTCCGACTCAAAAGATGGGGACgagaatttagctcagtggtagaaagcCTGTCTAGCgagcacaaggctctgggttgtGTCCTCGGCTACAAGGGAGTGACAGTGGGGACGACAAAGGaacagccataaaaataaaattcaaattttgaaaaaaattcctgCTTTCAGCCAGGCGATGGTGTTAAATGTgcttagccccagcacttgggaggcagagagtcaGGCGGagctctgaattcgaggccagcctgctccacagcGTGAGTTCCAGACACAGTGAGTTctacacacagaagccctgtctcaaaaaacaaacaagtcccaCTTTCTTAGGGTTTGCATTGTGTGTATAGAATAGAGGGGGAAGTAAAATCATACACACGTGATCACCCAACACTGCACAGTGCGCGGAGGAAGGAAACCCTGAACACACGTGGACCCTCATTACCTCAGATGCATACAAGGCGCAGGGATCCAGGTTCCCCTGCAGAGTCACCGTCTGCCCCACACACTCCCTGAAAGCAGAGCCATTGCCACATTCTTGTCACTATGTATTTGGGGATTTTACCccctccacctcagcctctccttcccactcctccATCACTTACCGCGCTTTCTTTGGAGCCACTTTCCAGTCAAGCCCAACTACCTCATagccagcctgggccagctcCTCCAGGGCAAAATGTCCATCCTTAGCAAAGATGATCTGGAGAAAAAGCAGACATCTGACACTAAGCCTTGCATACCCAGCAGCCTTTCTTGGCTGTGCTTCTACTCCCCTCCAGTGGTGACTTCAGTCCGTGCAGAACTTAGGCCCCAAAGTGCATGTGTTAAACTGTCCCAGACCTCACCATGGGCACTGGAGCCAGACCTGCCTTCTGCAAGCCAGCCTTCACTCGCCTGGCCACATCGCGGATGTAGGGCAGGGCAAACTTGCCAAAGAGCTCTGAGCCAAGGTGTCCTGCGTGGGACTCAAAGAGCTGCAGTGCCTGTAGACAGGTGATAAGAAAATGAAGGTGCAGTTCACGGAGAGGAAGGACCTCAGGCCTGCATACCCGTGTCTTAATTCTCTCAGCGTGACTGTGACTTTAAACCCTGACATTCCCTGAGGCTAGGAGCTCAAGTCCAGTCAACATGTTttgccttaaaagaaaaacaaaaacaaaaccaaacaaaacaggcagtggtgactcacacctttaatcccagaactctggaagcagaggcaggcagatttcttgagttccagccagggctacacaagggaataggaaggaaggaaagaagaagacagTTCGATTGTGGTGCACAGGActttaagcctagcacttgggaggcagaagcaggtggaacaaacaaaaaacaaaaaacaaaaaaaaaaaagtttccctttTCCAGATCCTAGCAGCAGCTTCAGTCTCCAAATACTCAGACCTCTGAGCCCTGTTGAGGGTTCCAGGAAGGGCTTAGAATCTaaatggttctcaacttgtgggtcccAACCGTTTGAGATCAGCTAGTCCTTTCACCAAGGCCACATACCAggtaccctgcatatcagatagttacattacggttcacaacagcaaaattacagttgtaaagtaacaacaaaataacgtCATGGATGGGGTCACCCCACCATGAGGGCCTGTATTAAAGGTGGCAGCATTAGGTTGAGAAGCACTCAGATAATGCAACTGGGTCTCTGGAGGAAAAGTAAACTGCTTCCTGCCGTTTAGGAAGCCATTGCTTTGGGTCCTGACCGACCAAGCTGCAGCCTATGTGTCCCTTAAGCCTCACCTGAGCACCAGCAGCCACTTGTCCTATTAGATACGGCACCAGAGCATCAGTGAGTATGCCAAGCAGCTTGTGACTGGCCTGTGGCTTTTGGTAGAGCCATCGCTTGGCCTGAGCCATGGTGCTGGAACTGCCGCCTTCAACCATGTACGTCATCAGGGTCCACTGCGGAAGAATACAGATGTCACTGCGTCGAATCCCTTGTCTGTCCCAGAACCTCCCAGAACGACCTCTTCATGCTCCAGGCCACATCCCTGTGCCAAATTACCGGAGCGCCACCAAAGCCGATTAGCGGCACACGGCCGGCCAGCCGTTGTCGGGTAAGGGTGATGGCTTGGAACACATAGCTCAGCTCTGAAGCCACTTCTGCTGGGTCCCGTAGACGGTCTAGGTCCCGCTCTTCTCTTAATGGCTCTGGGAAGCTGGGTCCTTTGCCAGGTACCATGGTTACCTCCATGCCCAGTGCCTTAAAGACGATAAAATATCTGGGTTCACAACCTGGGTCTCAGAGGGAAGGGTTCTCTACAATCACgtgacaaggaaagaaaagaataaccaCCCGCCCTCCCCCAGCAAGCCCCAGTTATGTGTTTAACATGAAACCTGATAGGACAGAGGATTTGGCCCcgcccccccctcttttttttttttttttttttttaaagcccacaCTCCAGGACCAGGATTGAGTACCTGGGGTACCACAAGGATGTCTGAGAAGATGATAGCAGCATCCAGAGGGAACCTTCGCAGTGGCTGTAGGGAATAGCAAATGGTTAGTAAGGCAACACACTGAAGATAGAAATTCTGCCCTCACTTGGGGAGCCCTCACCTGCAGAGTCAGCTCGCAGCAAGCCTCGGGAGAGCGACAGGTGCTGAAGAAGTCCTGGGCAGCCCTGGTTTGCCTAAACTctgcaggaggagaagcaggacagGACCCGGCCATGAGTTATCCCAAAGTGACCATCCGCTCCTGAAGAACTTCACCTTCTAGAGTTTCAGGCTCTACCTAGACCACAGCGTGGCCCCTGACCTGGCAAGTATCGGCCTGCCTGTCGCATGCACCAAACGGGAGTGTAGTCTGTTTCCTCTCCCCAAGCTGCTCGCAGGAACGTGTCATTCTTCAGCTCCGGAAAGTTCTGGAGTCTGGCGATCAGGTGGAGGGTAGAGGTAGGAGTAAATGTCATTATGCTAGACTGGGGTTTGGGGAAGGCGCGGGAAGGATCTGGGATCAGCCAGGCTGCTATCTGCTGCCTCCAGGCCCGCTTGCAAACCGTAGCTCCCCACCCATTCCGCCTCCTATCAGGTGGCGCACAAGCCTCCAGGAGGGGGCCCCCCCCCACTAGGGCCTCTTTCCTACACGTTTTCCCACTTTCTCAAACTCAAAAGAAATTGGAAGGGCTGGGGGAATGGGATGAAAATCCAGTagggagagttgggggggggggggagttaatCTCGGGAACCGGGCCGCCAGCTTCTGAAGCTGGCGATCCccaaagtgagagagaaagggttaGAGTTGACGGCCCCAGGTCCTAGTTAGAAGTTCTGAGTCACCCCCGAAAGAAAGTCTTGGAACGCAGCCCCGCAAGGTAGTCTCTGGAATGGAggttgggaggagggggcagggtaCGGGGAAGGTTCCGTTCCAGGGTTGGAAGAGTTGGAATCTCAGAGAATTGGGTTCGTACTCTGGAGATCTCTCGAAAATAAGAGTTTAAGGAAATAGCCCTGATTTGGAAGAGTCGGATCAGAAAGCAACGCAGCTACAGCGCGGGCAGCGGAAAACTCACCCCGACCCGTTCGCCTCCATGGTAAACAGTACTTGAGCGGTCACCGCTTTAATCTGAGTCTCCGCCCCCACAGCCCAGGCACCGCCCCTTCCTGAGAGACTCTTGGGCGTCGCCATATTGAGAGCCACGTGACCAACCCAGTGACAGCTCTGGGGCTGCCCTTCCTGCTGCCCGTAGGACCCCAACAAACTTCCACCGTAAAGTCCACTGTTGCGACGCAGTAAcaaatggctctttttttttttttttaaagtttttattttccctCCTCATCTGTGGTCTGAAATCCTGAAGTCTTGGCCTAAGTCTCGCTCGCTCTCCCATTTGTGAGTCTAAGAATGTTGTCTGGCAAACAAATGATGCAAAAGGCTGTATGAGAACTGAAGATTTTATGCTCTGCGTTTACATTACCCACTAATTTGTAGGAATGCTAGAGTGCTGAGCAAGACAGGGAAAACAGAAATCGGTAATCACGTTTAAGTGGGTAACGATTACTGGTCTcctggaattagaagcaacaaataGCATCTATCCAGAATGATTGAACATTCCTGTCAGCTGCTGGGGAAGGGGATCATTCTACGATCTCTTAGGAGAGATAGcgtaacaaattttaaaagatttatcagGCTGGGGTTGGTGGGGCATGCCttcactcccagcactctggagatagaGACGGGAGAATCTctgatctcaaggccagcctggtctagagagtgagttccaggaaagccagggctacacaaagaaaccccggtctcttaaaacaaaacaacgacaaaaaaaaaaacaaaacaaaaccctccaattGTAATATTCGTTGGGGACGGGGACACAAAAACAGGAAGCCAAGGCATCAGAAAAATTGTAGTTATCCAAAGTAGATCGGATAGTGGCTTGAACAAGGGTAGTAGCACTAGCTTGGATAAAGCCAGTGAAGAGgatcagcttgggctacataacgAATCCCTATCCCAGGAGTCTAATTTTGAGTCTGGTTTAATTCGCTATAAGGACGGGGGTGGATGGGGGGGTGTCACAAAGTAGGGAATATCCGGAGTGTCAAAGTACACCTGACAATACGGTGGCACGGGGTGTGCATTTAATCCAAAACATACGGCAAAGACGGGTGGAAGGTGGGACAGGGCGTGGTGGGAAGCTCAGTTTGCAGTGCCCCGGCTGCTGTAGGGCAGGGTTTCCCTGGACGGGTCTTAGCTCGGCGGCTGCACCATGGCTGGCCCGGGCCCCGGCGCGGCGCTTGAGTCCCCGCGGCAGCTCCTGGGCCGCGTACGCTTCCTGGCCGAGGCGGCGCGGAGCCTCCGGGCCGGGCTGCCGCTCCCCGCGGCGCTGGCTTTCGTGCCGCGAGAGATGCTCTACAAGCTCTACAAGGACCCGTCGGGACCGTCGCGCGTGCTGCTGCcggtgtgggaggcagagggcctGGGGCTGCGTGTGGGTGCGGCGGGCCCGACCCCGGGCACAGGCTCGGGACCCCTACGCGCTGCCCGTGACAGCATCGAGCTCCGGCGAGGAGCCTGCGTGCGCACTACCGGCGAGGAGCTGTGCAACGGCCACGGGCTCTGGGTGAAGTTGACCAAGGTGCGCCCTGGCTCTCCGGGACCCCACAGAAGTCCCCCTGGAACCAGCCAAAGCCTTGGTTGTCCCgccccctttcccccacccccccgcatCCTATAAGTGCTCTTTGCCCTGGGCTGGGCAGGGCGAACAGTTGAACGGTTCCCGGATGCCTGTCCCCTGAAGGCTGTCCCCCATCTGGCACATCCCTGCAGGAGCAGCTGTCCGAACACCTGAGTGACTGCGGCCTAGACGAAGGCTGGCTCCTAGTGTGTCGCCCGGCGGAGGGCGGGGCCCGCCTTGTACCTATCGACACTCCCGACCACctgcagcggcagcagcagctctTCGGTGTGGACTACCGGCCCGTGCTCAGGTCCTgcaacgaaaaaaaaaaaaaaactcgatTTGGTGTCTGGCGAGCTCAGGGAGTTTAGAAACAACCACCAAAATTAAAGCCTCGGGTTGGTTGAGAGATTGGGATGATGTGGGGTAAGAACAGGCCGAAATGAGACCTGAAGAGGAAACAGATCTCGGAGGTGGCTGTCTGCCCTGTTGCCCGTGCCTTCCTCCTCATTTACCCTACTCTGTGCCCACAGATGGGAGCAGGTGGTGGACCTAACGTACTCACATCGCCTGGGGTCCAGGCCTCAGCCAGCAGAGGCATACACGGAAGCTGTACAAAGGCTCCTGTAAGTTTCCCCCGAatggggtgggagaggaagggaaccGGGCCTGAACCCAACCTAACTAGGGGGTTGGCTTGCCTAGCTATGTGCCCCCAACATGGACATATGAGTGCGACGAGGACCTGATCCACTTCTTATATGACCACCTGGGCAAGGAAGATGAGAACCTGGGTAGCGTGAAACAGTATGTGGAGAGCATAGACGTTTCCTCCTACACGGTGGGTACCGAGactactcctcttcctcttcctcctcctcctcttcctcctcctcctcctcctcctcctggggctAGATACAGTCGCATCCCTCAGTGCTTGGTTCAGAACTCCCATCACCAAACCGGTGCCAAACCAGCGTCCCTACAGGCCATACTTCGTCCCACTCCCCTTGGGACTTCTTTAAGGACCCCAGACGCTCTTCCTACCCGCCACCTACCCCAACTCtactgtttctctgtttcctgggccaaaacacatgcctggtgcccggtGTGACTCCACCTCTCCGCCCCCTACCTCAGGAGGAATTCAATGTGTCCTGCCTGACAGATAGCAACGCAGACACCTATTGGGAGAGTGATGGGTCCCAGTGCCAACACTGGGTACGGCTCACCATGAAGAAAGGCACAATTGTCAAGTGAGTAGGCTCTGCGCAGGACAGGGTGGGTGAGCCCCGTGCTGCTTGCATCCCTGGAGactcactcagacacacacacactctgagtcCTTAGGAAGCTGCTTCTCACAGTGGATACCACGGACGACAACTTCATGCCGAAGCGGGTGGTGGTCTACGGGGGCGAAGGGGACAACCTGAAGAAGCTGAGTGACGTGAACATTGATGAGTGAGCAAGCTGCCCTGGAGGGGGAAGTGGGGCCAGCCTCAGCTTGGATGGGATCCCCGAAGTCTCTGAAGGTCCGAGTCAGCAAGCGTCTGAACCGCTTTCTACCTGTCTCCTAGGACCCTGATTGGGGATGTCTGTGTCTTAGAGGACATGACAGTCCACCTTCCAATCATCGAGATCCGAATCGTGGAGTGTCGAGGTGGGCCTCCCGGGATGGACGGGGAAGGGAGGGGTTAGGGTGAAACTATGGGACCAGAGATAGGATAGGTATACAGTGCTGGGTATAAGCCAGCCTTAAacccagagaggaaggaaatgggtTGGGATCCACAGTATCCCAGCAgtagaaaggggtgtgtgtgtgtgtgtgtgtgtgtgtgtgtgtgtgtgtgtgtgtgtgtgtgtatcatgtgatAGAATCTCTGACCCCTCCATGAGAAAATGCCAGAGATAGGATAGGTATACAGTGCTGGGTATAAGCCAGCCTTAAACccagagaggaaggaactgggTTGGGATCCACAGTATCCCAGCAgtagaaaggtgtgtgtgtgtgtgtgtgtgtgtgtgtgtgtgtgtatcatgtgatAGAATCTCTGACCCCTCCATGAGAAAATGCCAGAGATAGGATAGGTATACAGTGCTGGGTATAAGCCAGCCTTAAACCCAAAAGAGGAAGGAACTGGGTTGGGATCCACAGTATCCCAGCAgtagaaaggtgtgtgtgtgtgtgtgtatgtgtgtattatgtgatAGAATCTCTGACCCCTCCATGAGAAAATGCCAACCATTGGGAGCCATTCCCAGGTCTGAGGACCTAGGAAACAGCAGTCACAGTAAATGCCCACACTGACTCCATCCTCAGATGATGGGATTGATGTTCGTCTTCGAGGGGTCAAGATCAAGTCATCTAGACAGCGGGAGCTAGGGTTGAATGCAGACCTGTTCCAGCCGGTCAGTCTGGTGCGATATCCACGCCTGGAAGGCACTGACCCGGAAGTACTGTACCGCAGAGCTGTCCTTCTGCAGAGGTAGCTATAGTCCTGGCCCTCCAGGTCTGTCCTCCCCTCCCTAAGCCTCAGGAATCTGCAAAGAGGTGTCTGCTTTGAGGGCCAGAGCATCTCCTGAGCCTTGCTTCTGTCCCTGTGGGTTAGAGGCTGAAGTCTTACATTCATGCCAAACgctttttgatttggtttg from Acomys russatus chromosome 29, mAcoRus1.1, whole genome shotgun sequence encodes the following:
- the Urod gene encoding uroporphyrinogen decarboxylase; translation: MATPKSLSGRGGAWAVGAETQIKAVTAQVLFTMEANGSGLQNFPELKNDTFLRAAWGEETDYTPVWCMRQAGRYLPEFRQTRAAQDFFSTCRSPEACCELTLQPLRRFPLDAAIIFSDILVVPQALGMEVTMVPGKGPSFPEPLREERDLDRLRDPAEVASELSYVFQAITLTRQRLAGRVPLIGFGGAPWTLMTYMVEGGSSSTMAQAKRWLYQKPQASHKLLGILTDALVPYLIGQVAAGAQALQLFESHAGHLGSELFGKFALPYIRDVARRVKAGLQKAGLAPVPMIIFAKDGHFALEELAQAGYEVVGLDWKVAPKKARECVGQTVTLQGNLDPCALYASEEEIGRLVQQMLDDFGPQRYIANLGHGLYPDMDPEHVGAFVDAVHKHSRLIRQN